Within the Flavobacterium sp. CG_23.5 genome, the region GGACCCAATTTAGCTTCCCAATTGAAATTCATAAAACTTGTAAGCGCAGGTAAATTAAAAGATTTCTCCCTAAAAACCTTCCAGTTTGAAAAAGAAATAGACAAAGATGGTACTATTACTGATGTATTAAGTTCCAATCAATCTGTTTTAGTACAAGTCGTCAAAGAACCAATATCTACCAAAGGACCTAGAATTAGCGCTGAGCTTTCTCTAGCCGGACGTTTTATTGTTTTGGTTCCCTTTTCTGACCGTGTTTCTATTTCACAAAAAATAGAAGACAAAAAAGAAAAAGACCGTTTGAAACGACTCGTACAATCCATCAAACCAAAAGGATTTGGTGTTATTGTTCGCACAGTAGCCGAAGGCAAAAATACAGCCGAATTAGAAAAAGATTTGCAGAACCTGCTCAGCAGATGGACTGCAATGTGTAAAAAATTACCGACTGCTCATCATCCGTCCAAAGTATTAGGAGAACTCAACAGAGCCTCTTCGATATTAAGAGATGTATTTAATGATACCTTTAGTGGTATTCAAATTGATGATGAAGAGTTGTACAACCAAACGAAGGATTATTTGCAAGAAATTGCACCTTCAAAACAATCAATTGTTAAGTTTTATCAATCAAATGATACGCCTATTTTTGAGAAATACAACATAGAGAGACAAATCAAAACCTCCTTTGGGAAAACAGTTTCCATGAGTAAAGGGGCATATCTTATTATCGAACACACTGAAGCTTTGCACGTTATAGACGTGAACAGCGGAAACCGTTCTAATAAGGCCACTAATCAGGAAGACACCGCAATGGAAGTGAATATGATTGCCGCTGCCGAAATCGCCAGACAATTGCGTCTTCGTGATATGGGTGGTATCATAGTAGTGGATTTTATCGACATGTCAAATCCAGAAAATCGTAAAGTGTTGTTCGAATTCCTTAGGGAAGAAATGAGCGATGATAAAGCGAAACACAAAATCTTACCTCCTAGTAAATTTGGATTAGTCCAGATAACAAGACAAAGAGTAAGACCAGAAGTAAATATTAAAACCAGAGAAGAAGATCCAAACAATGAAAATGGCGAAATAGAAGCGCCAATTCAAATCATTGATAAAATAGGTTCTGATCTGGAAACAATTTTAAAAACCCACAATAAAGTCGTACTTAATGTACACCCGTTTGTGGCTGCATACCTCAGTAAAGGTTTTCCATCATTACGTTCAAAATGGTTTTTTGAACATAAAAAGTGGGTGAAAATCATACCTCGTGACGCTTACACGTATTTAGAATATCATTTCTACGATAAAAAAGGAAATGTTATTACATATTAAATCAAAACCGCCTTTCGCAAGATTGGCGGTTTTTTTGTGCCTTGTTGTCATTGCGAGGAACGAAGCAATCTAATCTGTAATTTTCATTTTATTTTTTTGGAGCTATTTCCGGCTATACTTTGCAATCTTTTATCCCTAAAAATCGGGATAAAAGGATTTTCACTACTATCCGGGCTAGGGAATTTGTGTATAAAAAATTATCTTCTTTTCTCAGCAAAAAAATGCAACATCATCTCCGAAGCTTCATTTGCTAAAACACCACGAACTACTTTCGTTTGGGGATGCAATTGCGTTCCCATTTTCATTACTTCCCACCCTTAAATTCTCAACTGCTAAAAAAAAATATTACATTAGACGCTAATATTGAGTGTAATAGAATAGAAAATTTAATAAAAAAAATTGCATATCACGTGATTAATTTATAATTTTACACGTAAATAAATTTCATCATGAATACTAAGCTCACTTTGAATATTGACCAAAATACAATTGAGGACGCTAAATTTTACGCTAAAAACAATAGCGTGAGTCTTTCTAAACTTATTGAGAATTATCTGCAGTCATTGACCAAAAAAGATGCTGAAAAGACTAAAGTAAGTCCGCTTGTAGAAAGTCTCACGGGAGTTATTTCGCTTGAAAACGATGATTACAAAAAAGAATATTCTGATTATTTATCAAAAAAATATTCTTAATGGAGAAATTATTGGTCGACACAAACATCGTAATCGATTTACTGTCAAAACGTGAAGGATTTTATAGAGAAGCACAGGAACTTTTTACCTTGGCAGATCACAATAAAGTAAAACTCTATATCTCTTCTTTGTCAATAGCAAACACCCATTATTTATTAGCAAGAAATCATAAATTAGATGAGGCAAGAAAAATCCTGATTAAGTTTAAAGTATTGGTAGAAGTTTTACCTATGGATGACAAAATTTTAGAATTGGCATTGGTTTCTGATTTCAAAGATTTTGAAGATGCCATTCAATACCATACCGCTTTAGAAAATGATTTGGATATTATTATCACCCGGAACAAGAAAGATTTTAAAAAATCTATTCTTCCCGTTTTGACCGCAAAAGAATATCTAAAAAAATAACGTTAAGAGAATTTTTTACCTACTTCCTTTTTTCCGCAAAAAAACGCAACATCAACTCTGAAGCTTCACTCGCTAAAACACCACGAACCACTTTAGTTTTAGGATGCAATTGCGTTCCCATTTTTACAAACCCGCGGTTTTCATCGCTTGCTCCGTAAACAATTTTAGAAATCTGACTCCAATATAAAGCACCGGCGCACATTTGGCAAGGTTCCAGTGTAACATAAAGCGTACAGCCTATTAAATATTTTCCACCAAGATAATTCGCCGCTGCAGTGATGGATTGCATTTCGGCATGAGCTGTTACATCGTTCAACAATTCGGTTAAATTATGGCTTCTTGCAATAACTGTATTGTCAATTACAATAATGGCACCAACAGGAATTTCGTCTTTGTCAAAAGCCATTTCGGCTTCCTGCAAAGCTTTTTTCATAAAATATTCGTCGGTGAAAAGATTTATCATACCTGCAAAAATACTATTTTGATATTATTTTTCATTACTTTTAATTCCTGCTACTAGAAAAATATGGAAAACAAATACAAAATCACTATTCCGGAACCGTGCCAAGAAGATTGGAATAAAATGTCTCCAAACGAAAACGGAAGATTTTGCAGTAGCTGTGCTAAAAATGTAGTCGATTTTACAACAATGCTGCCAGATGAAATTCAACGTTATTTTGCTACAAACAAAGATAACAGAATCTGTGGAAAATTCAGGAAATCCCAGTTAGACACTGTGACAATTCAAATTCCGAGTCGTGTTTTATATTCTCAGACACAATATCATAAAATATTTTTATTAGCCTTATTTATTTCCATGGGAACAACATTGTTTAGCTGTGCCGATAAAGAAGGAAATAAGCAAAAAATTGATAAAGTAGAGATTATTAAGGATACAACTGAAATCAAAACCATGACAGTTGGAATGTTATTACCTCCAAAATCAAATGACTCTTTACACCAAGTTGTACTACCGCCACCACCAAAAATTAATCAGTTGAAATTTAAACAACCAAAAACTATTAAATGTGGAGCGGTAAAATCTAAAAAAGAAGAAAAAACTATAAATGAAAATAATGTCATCTACGAAGATAATGCTTTCTATGGAGGCATAGGAATTAGTGTGTATCCAGATTATATAGGTGGTATGTCTAAGTTTTATTCTTTTGTTAAAGATAATTTTAAAGTTCCTAAATATGATAAAAACTTAAAAGGTGAAATTGTAACTTCTTTTATTATTGAAAAAGATGGAAGATTAAACGATGTGAAAATTATTAAAGGAATAGGAGTTACAAGTAGTGAGGAATTATCCGGAGTTTTAAATTCTTCTTCAAAATGGTACCCTGGAGAAGAGAACGGTAAAAAAAGAAATTGTGAATTTCAGTTATTGCTTACAATTATACCAGACACCATTAAAAAGTCTTTTTTGAGAACCAAAATTATACCGAAGGTTGATATTATTCAAATTAAGAGAATTACAAAGTATGAAAACGACAAGTTATAACATTAAATATGTAATTTTGTTTTTTTACAAATAATGAAAAATAGTCTTCTCTCTACGATAAATAACCCAGCCGATTTACGCCAGCTTGATGAAGCCCAACTTCCGCAAGTCGCTCAGGAATTACGCAATTTCATCATCGATATTGTATCTGTAAAAGAGGGACACCTGGGTGCCAGTTTGGGAGTTGTAGAACTCACTATTGCGTTGCATTATGTTTTTGACACGCCAAATGATTTATTGGTTTGGGATGTTGGGCATCAGGCTTATGGGCATAAAATATTGACAGGCAGAAGAGAAAACTTTCATACCAACAGACAACTGGGCGGTATTTCTGGTTTCCCTAAAAGAAGCGAAAGCATTTACGATGCATTTGGTGTAGGACATTCCTCGACTTCCATTTCGGCAGCTTTAGGAATGGCAATTGCTTCCAACTTAAAAGGAGATTACGATAAACAACATATTGCCGTCATTGGCGACGCTTCCATCGCTTCGGGAATGGCTTTTGAAGGATTAAATCACGCCGGAGTTACCAATGCTAATTTATTGGTGATTCTCAACGACAACGCCATCGGAATTGACCCAAGCGTTGGTGCATTAAAAAAATATCTTACCGCGGTAAAAGAAGGTAAAAATCCAAGGCAAAATAACATGATTAAATCCTTGAATTTCGATTACTCGGGACCTATTGACGGTCATGATATATTTGCCGTAATCAAAGAATTGAAACGCTTGCAAAAAGTAAAAGGACCTAAATTCCTTCATGTCATTACCACCAAAGGAAAAGGATTGCAACAGGCCGAAGAAAACCAAGTTAAATATCATGCTCCGGGAAAATTCGACGCCGCAACTGGTGAACTTCACATTAAATCCGAAGCCAATTTACCTCCAAAATACCAGGATGTTTTTGGCTTGACCCTATTGGATTTGGCTAGAAAAAATGAAAAAATTATAGGAATCACACCTGCAATGCCTTCGGGAAGTTCGTTGAAATTCATGATGGATGAACTGCCAGAACGTGCTTTTGATGTAGGAATTGCAGAGCAACATGCCGTTACTTTGGCAGCAGGAATGGCAACTCAAGGGATGATTGTTTTTTGCAATATTTATTCCACTTTTTTGCAAAGAGCGTATGACCAAGTGATTCACGATGTCGCTTTACAGAATTTACCGGTAATTTTCTGTTTGGACAGAGCAGGATTAGTGGGTGAAGATGGCGCGACACATCACGGTGTTTTTGATTTGGCTTATTTGCGTTGCATTCCCAATATGATTATTTATGCTCCGATGAATGAAATTGGATTACAAAATATTTTATACACGGCGCAATTGGGATTAAATCATCCTATTTCTATTAGATATCCTCGTGGTCGCGGCGTGATTGGTGAGTGGCAAGTTAAAAATTTTGGAAACTATAATAAAATTAAAATTGGTACAGCCGTTTGTCTTCAAAAAGGATCAAAAGTAGCTGTTTTATCCAATGGAACTATTGGTAACAATGTTACTTTGGCTATAGCCAAACAACAACATCCGGAAACAATTGCGCATTATGATTTTTCTTTTGTTAAACCATTAGATGAAAAGTTGTTGCATATGATTTTCACTTCATTCGAAAATGTAATTACTATTGAAGACGGTGTGATTAAAGGTGGTTTTGGAAGTGCTATTTTGGAGTTTGCTTCATCAAATAATTATACTTCAAAAATAAAAACACTTGGTATTCCTGACGAGTTTATTGAACATGGGACAGTTGGTGAATTGCAACAATATTGCAAAATCGACGTTAAAAGTTTAGAAATGCTTTTTTCAAATTTCTAAAATATTTATTTTGCAGTCCCAAATATAATTGCCTACAATGAAATTATCGCATTACACATTACTATTCTTTTCGTTCTTAACATCCATAAATAGTTTTTCTCAAGAGTCAACAATATCTACAACAGCCCCTGTAATCGTAGAGTTTTCAATGGATACAACACTTGTAAAAGTAACAATACCTGCGATATTAGCGGTAGCCCCAAAAATACTGGCGCCAATGCCGTTTATTCCATTATCAAATTGGACAAAAAAAAACAGCCTAGGTTTTTACATCTCTGAAATTGCTTTTGTCAATTGGAGTGCCGGCGGGACAAGTTCAGTTTCTGGATTGTTGAAGGGAGATTTTACCAGAGTTTATAATAGAGAAAATATGAAATGGGTGAATGAACTCGTCGTTCGATACGGATTGAACAAACAAGATGGAGTTGAAGTTAGAAAAACCGATGATGCGTTGCAGTTTAATTCTACATTTGGATATCGACAAGACACACTTTCTAATTGGTACCATTCGGCAAAATTTAATTTTAATACCCAATTCACTAATGGATATGCTTATCCAAATACCGAAATTGCTATCTCCAAACGATTTGCGCCAGCTTACATTTTCTTAGGCATAGGAGCAGAAAATATTAATAAAGAAAAAAACAGAAGTTTTTATATCTCGCCATTTACATTGAAAAAAACTTTGGTTTTGGATCAACGATTGGCGAATCAAGGAGCGTTTGGTGTTGTTAAAGCGGTGTATAACAGCGACGGAATTTTAATTACGGAAGGACATCGAACAAAAACAGAACTGGGTTTTTTGATGACGAGTTTTTATAAAAAAGAAATTTTTAAAAACGTTAATCTGGAAAATCGTCTGAGTTTGTATTCGGACTACATCAATAATTTTGGAAATATAGACGTCGATTGTGATATTTTATTAGATTTGGTAGTAAATCAATATGTTAAGGCAAACATTGGGACTCGTATTGTTTATGATGATGACATAAAATCTAAAAAAGAAATTGATGGCAACCAAGTTACAGTAGGTCCTAAAACACAATTAAAGCAGCTTTTGGGAGTAGGAATTGTGTATATTTTTTAAAATTAAACAAGTCTATAAAATAAAAAATGCCCATTAGAAATAATAGATTCTAATGGGCTTTTTAAGTTTTTTATTTTTTAATGTGCTTCCAGCCAATCTTTACCCGCACCTAAATCTACATCCAATGGAACCTCAAGTTTAAAGGCATTTTCCATTTCATATTTAATCATGAGTTGGATTTTCTCCAGTTCGCTATTATGAACGTCAAACACCAATTCATCGTGTACTTGTAAAAGCATTTTAGTTTTGTAATTTCCAGATATTAGTTTTTGATGAATATTTATCATAGCAATTTTTATAATATCAGCGGCGCTTCCTTGAATTGGTGCATTCACTGCATTTCTTTCTGCACCTCCGCGAACAATGGCATTTTGAGAATTAATATCTTTTAAGTAACGGCGACGTCCAAGAATTGTTTGTACATAACCGTATTCTCTCGCAAATTCTACTTGTTCCTGAATGTATGATTTTAGCCGTGGATACGTTTGGTAATAAGCTTCAATCAAAGCTGCACTTTCACTTCTGGATAGAGAAGTTTGATTACTCAATCCAAAAGCGGAAACTCCATATATAATTCCAAAATTCACCGTCTTGGCATGGCTACGTTGTTCCCGTGTCACTTCTTCCAAAGGAACATTGAATACTTTTGAAGCCGTTGATTTGTGAATATCTTCTTTGTTTTGAAAAGCTTTTATCATGTTTTCCTCGCCACTTAATGCGGCTATAATCCTAAGCTCAATTTGAGAATAATCGGCAGAAACCAAGGTGTAATTTTCATCACGGGCAACAAATGCTTTTCTGATCTGTTTTCCTCTTTCGGTACGAATTGGGATGTTTTGTAAATTTGGATTATTAGAACTCAATCGCCCAGTTGCCGCTACGGTTTGCATGTAATCCGTGTGGATGCGATTTGTAATCTTGTCTACTTGAAGCGGCAAAGCTTCAACATAAGTGTTCTGTAATTTTATCAATTGGCGCCAGTCAAGAATGTCTTTTACAACTGGATTTTCAATTGCCAAGTAACTCAAAACTTCTTCACCGGTGGCATATTGACCGGTTTTAGTTTTCTTTTGTTTTAGTCCTCCAATTTTTAATTTGTCAAATAAAATATCACCGAGTTGTTTTGGCGAAGCCAAATTAAATTTCTCGCCCGCTATTTCAAAAATCGTGGATTCCAATGATTTTATATCAGAATCTAATTCTTTCGATAAAGATTTCAAGAAATCGACATCTACCCGAATTCCTTCTTTTTCCATATCCGCTAGTACAGTGACTAATGGAATTTCTATTTCTTCAAAAAGTTTTTTGGTTCCTGTTTTGTCTAATTCTAAAGTAAAAATCTCTTTTAATTGTAAAGTTACATCGGCATCTTCAGCTGCGTATTCCTTAATTTCTTCCAAAGGGACATCGCGCATTGATTTTTGATTTTTGCCTTTTTTCCCAATTAAGACTTCAATAGATTGTGGGGAATATTTTAAATACGTTTCTGATAAAATATCCATGTTATGGCGCATATCCGGATTGATTAAATAATGCGCAATCATTGTGTCGAATAATTTTCCTTTTACGGTAACATCGTAATTGGAAAGAATTTTCAAATCGTATTTTAAATTCTGTCCAATTTTTTCGATGTCTTCATTTTCGAAAAACGGAATAAATTTCTCGATTAAAGTTTGAGATTCAGCCTGGTTTTCCGGAAACGGAATATAAAAACCTTTTCCTTTTTCATAGGAAAATGAAATTCCAACCAATTCTGCATGCAAGGCATCAAGTCCAGTGGTTTCCGTATCAAAACAAACAGAAGATTGGCTTTGTAAATTCTGAAGCAGTAATTTAATTCCCAAGTCTCCTTGGATTATCTGATAGGAATGTTCTGTGTTTTCTAAGGTGTTATAATATCTGTGACGGGTTTCTTCCGTCGCGTCTTCTGGAATACTACTCCCAAAAAGATCGAATTGTTCTTCGCTTTTTGCAGCTTGTTTTTTATATAATTTAGCTTCATCGGTTGGAGTGCTCGTTGTTGCCGTTCCTCCTTTTTTAAATATGGCGTCAAACTGTTCTGCCATTCTGCGGAATTCCAGTTCATTGAAAAGAGCATCCGTTTTTTCAACATCAGGAGTTGATAGTTCATAATCGGTTTCATCAAAAACAACAGGGCAATCAATAATAATTGTCGCTAAAGTTTTCGATAGCAAGCCCTTTTCTTTATTGGCCTCAATATTCTCTTTCATTTTACCTTTTAGCTTGTCTGTATTTGCCAAAAGGTTTTCCATGGTACCAAATTCCTTCAGTAATTTCTTCGCGGTAACTTCTCCCACACCAGGTAATCCTGGGATATTATCGGCTGCATCGCCCATCATTCCCAAGAAGTCAATTACTTGATCCGGTCTTTCAATTTCGAATTTTGCCAGTACCTCGGGAACACCCCAAATTTCGATGCCGTTACCCATACGAGCGGGTTTATACATAAAGATATTTTCAGAAACTAATTGAGCAAAATCTTTATCGGGTGTTACCATAAAGACTTTGTAATTCTGTTTTTCAGCTTGTTTGGCAATTGTTCCTATTAAATCATCCGCTTCAAAACCTTTAACTTCAATAATGGGAATGTGCATGGCTTTTAGTAGCTCTTGTATATATGGAATGGCAATTTTTATTGCTTCTGGCGTGGCATCACGATGCGCTTTATATTCAGGAAATATTTCATTTCTCAGTTGGCTTCCTCCATTGTCAAATGCTACCGCGAGATGATCTGGTTTTTCTCTTTTTATAACATCCATTAAGGAATTCATGAATCCCATAATTGCTGAGGTGTCCATTCCTTTTGAATTGATTCGAGGATTTTTTATAAAAGCATAGTAGCCACGAAAAATTAAAGCATAGGCATCGAGAAGGAACAGACGTTTTTGTTGTGACATGAGTGTTATTTTGTATCGTTTTCAAAAGTACAAAACTTGTCAGATAAAGGAGTGACAGATTGTAAAATTTCTTATTTGTACTGGGCAAATTTTATATTCTTGAATAAGATCTTAAAAATGTAAATTTCTGTCAGTTTGAAACTTGTATATAATTTGAAAGAAAATAGCGAATAAATAAAATGTAATTTTAAATCGACGTGTTAAAATTGTAGGATTAAATTTATGCAAAATACAAATAAATGCCGTTTATCGATTAAATAAGTATTTAAGCGATATAAAGAGTAATTTTAACGAATAATTATAAGCCAAGTTGTGCTTTATTATCTAATCTTTTATTTCGTTTATTATGGAAAAAAATTACACTGCTAAAAAGGTATTACAAGCCTACCTATTATTTTTCATGATAATAACGACAAATATGTTTGCCCAGGTGGGTATTGGGACAACTAGTCCGTCTGCAAGTTCAATTTTGGATTTAACATCTACTACTCAAGGTCTGTTGACACCTCGAATGACAACGGCGCAAAGGATCGCGATTGCAAGTCCAGCGGATGGATTAATGGTGTATGACACAGATTTAAAATCATTGTATCATTTTGATTCCGGTATTACAAGATGGGATAAAATTAATACGGATGCTAATTACGGTAGAATTAAATTTAAACGTATAAAATCTACAGATGTTTTGGCAACGGTTTTGGCTGCAGAGAAAACTGCCGGTGGGGGTAGTAAATATCTCTTAGACACAAACACTTTATATGAAGTTAACGGTACAATTACCGTTGACTTTCCTATAGAATTAAATAA harbors:
- a CDS encoding DUF6364 family protein, with the protein product MNTKLTLNIDQNTIEDAKFYAKNNSVSLSKLIENYLQSLTKKDAEKTKVSPLVESLTGVISLENDDYKKEYSDYLSKKYS
- the polA gene encoding DNA polymerase I, whose product is MSQQKRLFLLDAYALIFRGYYAFIKNPRINSKGMDTSAIMGFMNSLMDVIKREKPDHLAVAFDNGGSQLRNEIFPEYKAHRDATPEAIKIAIPYIQELLKAMHIPIIEVKGFEADDLIGTIAKQAEKQNYKVFMVTPDKDFAQLVSENIFMYKPARMGNGIEIWGVPEVLAKFEIERPDQVIDFLGMMGDAADNIPGLPGVGEVTAKKLLKEFGTMENLLANTDKLKGKMKENIEANKEKGLLSKTLATIIIDCPVVFDETDYELSTPDVEKTDALFNELEFRRMAEQFDAIFKKGGTATTSTPTDEAKLYKKQAAKSEEQFDLFGSSIPEDATEETRHRYYNTLENTEHSYQIIQGDLGIKLLLQNLQSQSSVCFDTETTGLDALHAELVGISFSYEKGKGFYIPFPENQAESQTLIEKFIPFFENEDIEKIGQNLKYDLKILSNYDVTVKGKLFDTMIAHYLINPDMRHNMDILSETYLKYSPQSIEVLIGKKGKNQKSMRDVPLEEIKEYAAEDADVTLQLKEIFTLELDKTGTKKLFEEIEIPLVTVLADMEKEGIRVDVDFLKSLSKELDSDIKSLESTIFEIAGEKFNLASPKQLGDILFDKLKIGGLKQKKTKTGQYATGEEVLSYLAIENPVVKDILDWRQLIKLQNTYVEALPLQVDKITNRIHTDYMQTVAATGRLSSNNPNLQNIPIRTERGKQIRKAFVARDENYTLVSADYSQIELRIIAALSGEENMIKAFQNKEDIHKSTASKVFNVPLEEVTREQRSHAKTVNFGIIYGVSAFGLSNQTSLSRSESAALIEAYYQTYPRLKSYIQEQVEFAREYGYVQTILGRRRYLKDINSQNAIVRGGAERNAVNAPIQGSAADIIKIAMINIHQKLISGNYKTKMLLQVHDELVFDVHNSELEKIQLMIKYEMENAFKLEVPLDVDLGAGKDWLEAH
- a CDS encoding 1-deoxy-D-xylulose-5-phosphate synthase, encoding MKNSLLSTINNPADLRQLDEAQLPQVAQELRNFIIDIVSVKEGHLGASLGVVELTIALHYVFDTPNDLLVWDVGHQAYGHKILTGRRENFHTNRQLGGISGFPKRSESIYDAFGVGHSSTSISAALGMAIASNLKGDYDKQHIAVIGDASIASGMAFEGLNHAGVTNANLLVILNDNAIGIDPSVGALKKYLTAVKEGKNPRQNNMIKSLNFDYSGPIDGHDIFAVIKELKRLQKVKGPKFLHVITTKGKGLQQAEENQVKYHAPGKFDAATGELHIKSEANLPPKYQDVFGLTLLDLARKNEKIIGITPAMPSGSSLKFMMDELPERAFDVGIAEQHAVTLAAGMATQGMIVFCNIYSTFLQRAYDQVIHDVALQNLPVIFCLDRAGLVGEDGATHHGVFDLAYLRCIPNMIIYAPMNEIGLQNILYTAQLGLNHPISIRYPRGRGVIGEWQVKNFGNYNKIKIGTAVCLQKGSKVAVLSNGTIGNNVTLAIAKQQHPETIAHYDFSFVKPLDEKLLHMIFTSFENVITIEDGVIKGGFGSAILEFASSNNYTSKIKTLGIPDEFIEHGTVGELQQYCKIDVKSLEMLFSNF
- a CDS encoding type II toxin-antitoxin system VapC family toxin, with translation MEKLLVDTNIVIDLLSKREGFYREAQELFTLADHNKVKLYISSLSIANTHYLLARNHKLDEARKILIKFKVLVEVLPMDDKILELALVSDFKDFEDAIQYHTALENDLDIIITRNKKDFKKSILPVLTAKEYLKK
- a CDS encoding DUF3078 domain-containing protein, with the translated sequence MKLSHYTLLFFSFLTSINSFSQESTISTTAPVIVEFSMDTTLVKVTIPAILAVAPKILAPMPFIPLSNWTKKNSLGFYISEIAFVNWSAGGTSSVSGLLKGDFTRVYNRENMKWVNELVVRYGLNKQDGVEVRKTDDALQFNSTFGYRQDTLSNWYHSAKFNFNTQFTNGYAYPNTEIAISKRFAPAYIFLGIGAENINKEKNRSFYISPFTLKKTLVLDQRLANQGAFGVVKAVYNSDGILITEGHRTKTELGFLMTSFYKKEIFKNVNLENRLSLYSDYINNFGNIDVDCDILLDLVVNQYVKANIGTRIVYDDDIKSKKEIDGNQVTVGPKTQLKQLLGVGIVYIF
- a CDS encoding nucleoside deaminase, which gives rise to MINLFTDEYFMKKALQEAEMAFDKDEIPVGAIIVIDNTVIARSHNLTELLNDVTAHAEMQSITAAANYLGGKYLIGCTLYVTLEPCQMCAGALYWSQISKIVYGASDENRGFVKMGTQLHPKTKVVRGVLASEASELMLRFFAEKRK
- a CDS encoding ribonuclease E/G encodes the protein MNKELIIRSSSEAVDFALLKDGKLIELHKQEEKSNFQVGDIFIAKIRKPVAGLNAAFVNVGFEKDAFLHYHDLGPNLASQLKFIKLVSAGKLKDFSLKTFQFEKEIDKDGTITDVLSSNQSVLVQVVKEPISTKGPRISAELSLAGRFIVLVPFSDRVSISQKIEDKKEKDRLKRLVQSIKPKGFGVIVRTVAEGKNTAELEKDLQNLLSRWTAMCKKLPTAHHPSKVLGELNRASSILRDVFNDTFSGIQIDDEELYNQTKDYLQEIAPSKQSIVKFYQSNDTPIFEKYNIERQIKTSFGKTVSMSKGAYLIIEHTEALHVIDVNSGNRSNKATNQEDTAMEVNMIAAAEIARQLRLRDMGGIIVVDFIDMSNPENRKVLFEFLREEMSDDKAKHKILPPSKFGLVQITRQRVRPEVNIKTREEDPNNENGEIEAPIQIIDKIGSDLETILKTHNKVVLNVHPFVAAYLSKGFPSLRSKWFFEHKKWVKIIPRDAYTYLEYHFYDKKGNVITY